The sequence below is a genomic window from Flavobacterium lipolyticum.
TTGTTTGGACAGTACTACAAACTTAAATCAGTATTGAAAAGGTACAGAAACATTGAGAAAAACAATCAATGGACAAAAATTGATATTGACAGTATAAATTATAAAGACCTGAAGCCTTTTGATAGTGGCGTTGCCATCAAGCAAATCAGACAGCGATTGTTTGTAGTGGGAGATTTGGCACAAGATTCTAAAAGAGATGTGTATGACGAGGAGATGATGGCCGGAATTTTAAAGTATAAAAAAAGGTACGGACTTAAACTGAATTATACCTTAACCCGTGATCATATCAATCAGATGAATGAACCCATTGGTAATCGTATCAAAACGATCATGCTGAATATGGAGCGCTGCCGATGGATACCCGCTTCACTAGCAAAGGCCAGCGAGTATATCATGGTTAATATTCCATCCTTCAGGCTGATTTATGTGAAAAATGGTAAATATGAACTCGTTTCGGATGTCTTTGTGGGAACCCGAATGACCGAGACCGTAATTTTTAGTGGTAATATGGATCGAATTGTATTTAGTCCGTATTGGTATGTTCCGCAGAGCATCATCAAAAATGAGCTGAAGCTGAAAATGGCAGAAGATAAAAACTATCTGGCCGATCATAATATGGAATGGAACGGAGGCAATGTAAGACAAAAACCGGGACCTAAAAACTCTTTAGGATTAGTTAAATTCATGTTTCCAAATCCAAATGACATTTACCTGCACGATACCCCTGCGAAAAGTTTGTTTGATTTCGAAAAACGTATTTTCAGCCATGGCTGTATTAATGTTAAAGAGGCAAAACCATTGGCTTTGGCTATTTTGAAAGACAATCCCGACTGGCCGGTAGATAAAATCGATAAAGCAATGAGCGGTGAAAAAGAAACCACTTGTATGCTGAAAACCAAAATTCCAATTTATATCGGATACTTTACCGCCTGGGTAACGGATGACGGGGAGATTGGTTTTTATCCTGATGTTTACGACAGAGATAAACAACTGGATAAATTATTGTATTCCGATTCAGTTGTTTCGAAATAAAAAAAAGAAACCCGCCAGATCAATATGATTTGGCGGGTTTTAAAAAAATGGTCTACAAGTTTATATCAAATTTACTTACATTTTAGTTCAATGTTTTCTGATATAATGCCGATGTAATATGAAAATAGTACAATGCAATTGGACTATATTGAATATACAATCGGTATTATTCGTATTTTAGGTATTTTAAGATATCAATCTTAGTTACCTGATAAGCTTTTGCTAAAACGATGATAAGCGTTAAAGCCAACAGGGAAACCAGAGCGATACTGAATGGAATTACCGAAACTCCAATTCGGAAGGCAAAGTTTTCCAGCCATTTTTGTAGCAAAATGTATGCCGGAATAATACCAATAACAAATCCAAGTAAACAAAAGCCAACATATTGCTTGGATAATTCTTTTAGTAAAGCATCTGTTTCGGCGCCTAATGTTTTTCTAATGGCAATTTCTTTTAGTCTTCGCTCCATTGAAAAAGAGGCCAAAGCAAACAATCCGAAAATAGCGATGATGATGACCACAAGGTTTAGAATGAAAAACAAATTTTTCTGTTTTACCTGCTCCTGATACGTTTTAGCAAAACCCTTATTAACGAATTCGTATTCAAAAGGATAATCCTGATTGATGTTTTTCGTCCAGTATTTGTCTAGTTTTGCTAAGGTTTCGGTTAAATTATTGGGAGAAACTTTTACATAAATTTCTTCAAAATTATTCCACTTTAACGTTTTAAGGTTAATGAAAATCAGTGGAGGAACTTTATCTTGTAATCCTGTGATGTGGAAATCTTTTACTACACCAACGATTTTAAATTTCATATTTCCTTTTTCATTTCCCCAACCTGATGTTATAACCGTATTAAGTGGTTTTTTAAGGCCTAACATTTTGACAAGGGTTTCGTTTACCAGCCAATTTTCAATGGTATCCGAAGCAAATTTTGGAGATAAATCACGTCCCTGAATAATTTTGATTTTCATCATATCCAGAAAACCAAAATCCATTTCGACATTTCCGGATTGTACAGAAATACCGTTGTGTGTAAGTCCTGAACTGGAATAAGTGCTATTTCCGAAAGAACCGGCAAAGGTGGATACGTCTAGAACACCGGACATTTTTAAAAGTTCTTGTTTTGTGGTTTGATATTTAGATAATTTCGTTTTGTAATCCTGGAAATTAAAAGGGATTTTAATGACCTGATCTCCACTAAAACCAAGGTCTTTGTTCATCATATAACTCACCTGAGAATTCACGATTAAAGCACCTATGATAAAAAAAGCAGCGATACCAAACTGGAAAATAAGCATCGAATTTCGAATCCATATACCGCTTTTACTTCTGGAGAAGTTTCCTTTTAGCACTTTTAAAGTCTCAAAATTGGAGATGTAAATGGCAGGCAAAATTCCAGCCAAAACGATTACTAATCCGAAAATAAAAATGAGCTGCAGGTAAAATTCACTGCCGTTCATCGTTAAAGATTTTTTCAGGAAAGTATTATAGTAAGGTAGTGAAAGTTCTACAATTGCCAAAGCAAAAAGAATGGCTAAAACCACTATTATAGCGGTCTCAAAAATAAATTGAAGGACGATTTGTCTTTTAGACGCTCCTACAATTTTGCGAACACCCACTTCTTTAGCACGTTTTATTGCCGATGCTGTCGCTAAATTAATGTAGTTGACTAAAGAAAGAATCAGAATTAGAATAGACAGACCTACCATAATATAAAGCAATTGCAGATTTCCTTTTCCCTCAGGAAAACTGGCGCCTTGTACAGATTTTATGCCGTGTAGACGAGCGCTACTTAATTTGTCCAGCATCACTATGATCTCACCATTTTCTTTAATATACTGTTCCGGAGTCAGTCCGTTGGCTTTGGCATCTTTCAAAGTCCGGTTAACGTAATTTATGTTTCGCATTTTCTTTTCAACAGCAGCGATATCGGCCCCTTTTTTTACTTTAATCATTAAAGCATAATTAAAGTTACCCCAACTTTGTTCGTCGTTTTCACGGGCAATTCCACTGAAAACGTAGTTAGGTTCAAAAGCTGAGGGGGTTATGTTTTTATAGACAGATTTTACCGTGTAATCTTTGTAATTGTAAGTAATGGATTTGCCAATTGGATCCTGATTCTTAAAAAGCAGTTGTGCTGTTTCTTCTGATATTGCCACACTGTTTTTCTCTTTCAGGATATTGGTTTTGGCTCCTTTTACGATAGGCAGGGGGAACATATCAAAAAAACTATTGTCGGAAACTGCGATCTTTTTGTGAAAGAATTTTTGCCCTTGGTATTTGATCATATCATTATTATACCAGGAATTAAAAAAACAGATTGATTCGATTTCCGGAATGGTGGCTTTACAGGTTCTTCCAAAAGGAATATTGTTGTAGGACCAAATATCCCCATCCTCTCCAATTCTATTAAAAACCTGATAGACGTTCTCTTTTTCAGGATTCCATTGGTCGTAGGCATTTTCGTTATTCCAATATAGAATGGCGAAAATCACTCCCGCGATTCCAATGCTTAATCCCAGGATATTTAAAAACGAAAACAGTTTGTTTTGTTTCAAATGATATATAAATATCTTAAACCAGTTAAAAATCATGTTTTATTTTTTATAGTTGTTACAGTTGGTTTTGAAATAGTTTTACAGGTTTTGAAATCTGTAAGGCATTATAAGCCGGATAGTATTTTGCAAACAAATCCCATCAGAATTATGATTGCACTTAGGATGAATTTGATCATTTTATCGTTATTTAACGTCCATAAAAACATCAACATTTCGTTGGTTGAATTTTTCAGAGAATACCACCCCATCTTTCATATGGATTGTTCTTTGCGAAAACGAAGCATCATAATCAGAGTGGGTAACCATTAAAATGGTAGCTCCTTTAGCATGTAAATCGGTTAAGAGTTCCATTACCTCATTACCGTTTTTACTATCTAAATTTCCGGTTGGCTCATCGGCCAGAATAATTTTAGGATCGTTTACCAAAGCTCTTGCAACGGCAACCCTTTGCTGTTGTCCCCCCGAAAGTTGTTGCGGGAAATGTTTAAGGCGGTGAGAGATATGCAGTTTCTCGGCAATAGCTTCGACTTTTTGTTTTCTCTCAGCCGCTTTTACATTGTTGTAGATCAAAGGCAATTCGATATTGTCGTAAACCGAAAGTTCGTCGATCAGGTTGAAATTCTGGAAAATAAAGCCAATGTTTTCTTTGCGTACATTTGCTCTCCCTTTCTCTTTTAAACCAATCATTTCCTGATCTAGTAATTTGTAGCTCCCGCCTGAAGCGCTGTCCAGAAGGCCTATGATATTAAGTAAAGTCGATTTTCCGCAACCTGAAGGCCCCATAATGGTTAAAAAATCCCCTTTTTTAATCTCTAAAGAAATTCCGCTTAAAGCTGCTGTTTCTACTTCTTCTGTTCTGAAAACTTTGGTTAGGTTTTGAATGGTTATCATAAGTTTTGAAATTTTAGTGGTTGTTAATTCTATTTTTTGATTGATGATTGAAACTTTGTGAATTGTGAATTATAAGATGTAAAATGTAAACTGCGACCGTGTACTGCGACTGTTTACTGCGACTGTTTACTGTGACTGTGTACTGCGACTGTGTACTGCGACCGAAAACCGCGACTAGAAACTACTACTGAGAACTGATCGATAATTCTTCAATGTCTTTATAATCGCTATAGGAGGAAGTGATAACTGATTCACCTTCTTTTAAACCTTCGAGAACTTCATAATACGATGGGTTTTCTCTGCCTAGTTTTATGTTTCTTCTTTCTGCTTTATTTCCTTTTACTACAAAAATCCATTTTCCTGCTGACTCCTGATTGAAACTTCCTTTTGAAACCACAAGCGTTTTGTTTTTTTCGGAGAGAATCAGTTTTACACCAAAACTAAGACCGTCCTGTAAAGGGATATTTTCTTTGGATATAAAAGCCAGCTCCACTCTAAAGTGCCCGTTTTTTACCTCCGGAATTACTTTTGTAACTAAAACTTCCAGATTTTTTCCTTGAAATTCTACTTGACCTTTCAGTCCTTCGCGTACTTTTTCCAAGTAAAATTCATCTACATCGGCTGCTAATTTGTAGCCTTGCTTAGAATCTATTTTTCCGATACTTTCACCTGCCTGAAACGTTTTTCCCAAAACCGGTTGAAAAGAAGTTAATCTCCCCGATTCCGGTGCTGTAATTAAAAAGTTCTTTTTATTGTTTCTTAAAATATCCAGACTTTTTTCCATAGTCTGAATCGAACGGTTGATTTGAGAAATTTGAACCTGATTGGTTTGTTTTTCTTTTTGAATACTTTGTTGGATCGTTCTTTTGCGCTCGTCCTGAAAACGCAGACTTTCTTTAAAATTATTCCAGTCATTTCTCGAAATCACATCTTTTTCAAACAATTTCGCGTTCATGTCGTACAGCCTTTTGGCGTCATTGTAATCGTGTTCGATTAAAACCAGGTCTTTGGTTAAGTTCAGCTCCTGATTTCTGATGTTCAGTTTTCCGGTGTTCAAATTATTGATTTGCTCGATAATAGCCGTTTCCTGAGTCAAATAATTCAGTTCTGTGTTTGGGTTGAACAAACGTGCTAAGGACTGACCTTTGGTAACCATTGCGCCATTTTCAACAAAAATCTCTTTTACAGAACCGCCTTCGGTAACATTCACAAGCATTACGTTAAGAGGTTCTACTTTGGCCTGAAAAACAACAAAATCTTCAAAGAAAGCTTTTTCTACTTTTTGAACGCTAAGTTCATCGGCTTTTACATTTAAACTTCTTTTGGTGTTAAACGAGAAAAATGCAATTGTCGCCAAAACTAAAAAAACTCCAATTGCTATTGTGAGATATCTAAATTTTCTATTTTTACGAGGAATTATCTTGTCCATTTCTTTAATAATTTACTGATTACCAATAGGTAAATACTGTGCCATAAAAAGTATAATCTGTAAAGTATTGATTTTAAAGAAGCTTTAAAAACCATCTAAAAAAGAAGTGTTCGGAAATGAACAGTTGACCGTTCAGAATCGGACAAAAAAAGACAGCATGCGAAAGAAACAAGCCCATATTTTAATCGTCGACGATCAGGAAGAAATTCTTTTTTCGGCAAAAATGATTCTCAAAAAACATATTGAAACCATTTTTACGGCCAACAGTCCCAAAAAAATCATCTCTATTTTAAACGAAAATGAAATAAATGTGGTTTTGTTGGACATGAACTATCGAATTGGTTTTGAAGATGGGCGTGAAGGAATTCATTGGTTGAAGGAAATTAAAACACTTTCGCCACAAACTATTGTGATTTTAATGACTGCTTTTGGTAAAATTGACACTGCGGTTGAGGGAATTAAAATTGGGGCTTTTGATTATGTTTTGAAGCCCTGGAACAACGAAAAATTACTGGAAATCATTGATAAGGCTGTAGTAGAGAGCCGAAAGAATGGTAAAAAAGAAGTAGTAGAAAAACCAGCCAAAAGTTATTTTACAGGAACTTCTCCTAAAATTAAGCAGGCTTACGGTATTGCTGAGAGAGTCGCCAGAACAGCTGCTAACGTTTTAATCTTAGGTGAGAACGGAACCGGAAAATATGTTTTTGCCGAGTTCATTCATTTGAATTCAGAGCGAAAAGAACAGCCTTTTGTGCATGTCGATCTGGGGTCGCTGAGTGATAACTTGTTTGAAAGTGAACTGTTTGGATATGCCAAGGGTGCTTTTACAGATGCTAAAACAGATACCGCGGGAAGATTTGAAGCGGCTTCGGGCGGTACGATCTTTCTCGATGAGATAGGGAATATTCCGTTACATCTGCAATCCAAACTCTTGCATGTTTTACAAACCAAAACCGTAACCCGTTTGGGCGAAAGCAAAGCAAGACCGCTGAATGTAAGGATCATTGCGGCTACCAATGCCGATATAAAAGCAGAAGTAAAAAATAAAACATTTAGGGAAGATTTACTGTACCGAATCAATACCATGGAGATTCATTTACCTTCTTTGCGTGAGCGAAAAGACGATATTATTCCAATGGCAAATTTTATTTTGGATAACATTGCTGAAAAATACAATCAGGAAAATTGGTGTTTTGACGACAATGTCGGACCCTATTTAGAAAAATATCCCTGGAAAGGAAATATTCGGGAATTAGAGAATAAGATTGAGCGGGCCTTAATTTTGGCTGATAATCATACTATTTCGGTAACCAATCTGGATATTTTGGATTTCGAAGAACTTCCGGAAAACGACGAAAATCCACTGTCTGAAATGGAACGAAATGTCATCGAGAAAACATTGTTTAAGAATAATGGGAATATCAGCAAAACAGCCGAAGAACTTGGGCTTTCAAGGGCCGCGTTGTACAGAAGAATTGAAAAATACGATCTGAAAAACATCTAAACTTAAAAATAGTTTCGAACGGCTTTGAAAGATTTTCATTAGATATTAAACTTTTGAATCTGTCCGAATAAAAAATAAAACAATGAAGAACTGGAAATTTTATAACGCTTTGTTTGCAAGGATTCTGCTCCTGATGATTCCCTTTTTCTTTTGTGTCTTTTTGGTTTACAAAGAACTGTATTACAATGCGATTCTGGTTGGTTTTGTCGTTTTTCTATTGTTGTCTGAAATGTATTTTTTTGTTAAAGGGCAGACCTTGTTTTACGATAAAATGCTTTTATCGATCCTACAGGATGATTTTTCGAATAATTTTCCGGAAGAAAGTAACAAGGAGAATTTCAGAAACTTGTTTTTACTTTATGATAAATTAAAGGTTCAGCGACAGGAACAGACGTCAAAAGAGCGCGTCTATCAGTCCATTTTAAATAATATCGACACCGCTACTTTAATTCTGGAGAAAGAAGGTGGCGAGGACTGGAATCTTTTTTTAATGAACGATTGCTTCTCCAACTTATTCAAAGTGCCAAAAGTAAGCCAATGGAAGTATCTTAAAAACTATTTGCCCTCTCTTTGTGAGGAAATCGAAAAGACCGATTTTACAGAATTGAAAACGGCAATTTCGATTAAGATCGAAGATCAGGATTTACAGACTTTTGTGCTTCAGACTTCGCATACGAAAATGTATGACAAAGAATATTTTATTATTCTGCTGGACAGTATTCAGCGTGTTATCGAGAAAAAAGAAAAGGAAGCCTGGATCAATCTGATGAAAATTATTTCGCACGAGTTAATGAATTCGCTAACGCCAATCCGTGCACTTTCGCAAAATTTACTGCAAATAGTTGATCAGGAGGAATTAGAAGAGGATGATTTTGAGGATATTAAAAGCAGTATTTTGACCATTATCAATCGGAGCGATCATTTGCAGGTTTTTGTAGAAAATTATCGAAAACTGGCTATGCTGCCTACTCCGACTAAAAAAATGACTCCTATAAAAGTTCTTTTTGAAGACTGTCTTCGGGTAATGAGTCCAATTTTAAAGACGGAAGATATTGAACTGGTAAACGAAATTAATAGTTCAAGATCGATTTTAATTGATAAAAGTCAGATAGAACAGGTAATTATCAATTTGATTACCAATAGCATTTATGCTTTGAAAGAAAAGCGCGAAAAGAAGATGTTCCTGTCATCGTATACTGAAAACAATCGCTTTTTTATTGCCATTTCGGATAACGGAAAAGGAATCGATACCGAGATCAGAGATAAAGTTTTTCTGCCGTTTTTTACCACCAGAAAAGATGGTGCCGGAATTGGACTAACGCTTTCTAAAAATATCATCGAAGCACACGGTGGCTATTTGAGTTACCAAACTGATGAGGACAAAACCAGCTTTGTAATTTGCCTGATTTGATTCAGATATCAAAATGTAAAATGGCAAACAAGTTATGGTTCTAAAAATAGAATTTGGGATTGTCATATGTGCCCCTTGCGTCTCTAGCGGTTAAACAAAAAACTTTAAAGTTCGATTTCCGGCTGCCAGAAATGTTTTTCAAAATCTATAATCTGATTGTCTATGACTTTAATGCCTTCACTTTCGAGTAATTGTTGCATTAAATGGGTTCCGTCAAAATGGTGTTTTCCGGTGAGAAGCCCTTTTCTGTTTACCACACGATGCGCGGGTACATCATCCATGTTGTGACAGGCATTCATGGCCCAGCCTACCATTCGGGCAGAACGGGCTGTTCCTAAAGCTTTGGCAATTGCACCATAAGAAGTTACTTTTCCGTACGGAATTTGTCTGGCAATCGCATAAACTCTTTCAAAAAAATTATCTTCTGCCATAATTTGTAGCACAGGTTAGAGGGTGAGAAATGATTTTACTAACGAAATTTTCACGCAGATTTTATGCATTAAAATGAAGCCCAATTTTTTTAATTTAGGAAGGAAAAAGGATCTGCTTAATCTGCAAAATCTGCGTGAAACTAAAATTTACAAATAAATAATAATCTGATCTTATATTTTATTAACTGAAATAGTAAGTCAAAATATTAAAAAGCGTGAGTACGGCAATTAATCCTGTGATGCTTCCAATAATGGTATTCATGTTTTTCATCAGATAATCTGTTTTCTTCTCGATTCTTCCAAAGAAACCAATGTAGCTGTATAAAGCGGCAAATGAGCCTAAAACAGATCCGAATACAAAAGTAAAAATAATGTTGTTTTCAAATGCAAAAAGGTGGTAAGAGGCCAAAGTAACACTTACAACCACATAATACGGAATAGGGAAGAAGTTAAGTCCGGAAAGCAGCATTCCCAGAAAGAAACGACTTTTTTTACTGGTTTTTTTTATTTTCGATTTTTTGGCTTTCGGTTCTTTGGCTAAAAACAAAAAATAAACGGTTAAAACAGAGAAAATAACAAATCCTACTTCGCGTAATAATGTCACCACATCCGGGCGATTGTCGATGACTCGTGCAAAAAAAACGGCTAAAGAAACCTGAAAAAAGATCACTAAGACAGCTCCGGCAACAAACCATAAAGCATTTTTTTTCCCCTCTTTCAAATTTACTTTGGCTGCTGTCATGTTGATTAAACCTGGTGGAATAATCCCAATGAAAGCGGCAAGAAAACCTGAAAGTAATGGGGTAAGTAATGCCATTCAGTTGATTGATGGGTTATGAAAAAAGTTTTTAAAATTAAATTAGTCTTTAATTTTAAAACGAATATACGTAATTGCCTTGTTAATCTCTAAATATTGTTTTTCATAAAAAGTCTGGAATGCCGTAACTTCTTCAGGGCTTCCTTCATTTTTATATACATTATGATTGGCATATAAAACCTCGTGACCTTCACCGTGAAGTAATCCCAACGTGTAACCGTGCATAAATTCGCTGTCGGTTTTTAAGTTTACGACACCGTCTTTTTTAAGGATTCTTTTGTATAATTTCAGGAACTCCGAATTGGTCATACGGTGTTTGGTTCTCTTGTATTTGATTTGCGGATCCGGAAAAGTAATCCAGATTTCGTCCACTTCATTGTCGGCAAAAATATGATTGATTAGTTCGATTTGAGTTCGAACAAATGCAACATTGTGTAATCCGTTTTCAACAGCGGTTTTGGCACCTCTCCAGAAACGGGCTCCTTTAATATCAATTCCGATAAAATTTTTGTTCGGATATCTTTCTGCTAATCCAACAGAATATTCTCCTTTTCCACATCCCAATTCTAAAACTAATGGATTATCATTTTTAAAGAAATCAGAATTCCATTTTCCTTTCAAAGGCATTAAATCGCCTACAACTTCTTCTCTGGTTGGTTGAAAAACGTTTTGAAATGTTTCGTTTTCTCTGAATCTTTTTAGTTTATTTTTACTTCCCACTTTTACAAAAATTTTCAGCAAAATTAAGGAATATAAACGAATGAAAATAGTACAATTAGCTTTAAAAGTTTTCGGCCACGAATTTTCATCAAGGATATTTTTCTTCGCCACGAATTCACGAATTAATTTAAGCGGTTTGGTTGGAAAAAAATTAGTGCAGATTAAATTTAATTCGTGGCAAAAGAAATAAAAGTTTTTCGCCACGAATTCACGAATTTCCGTGAATTAATTTAAGCGGTATGTCGGAAAAAATTAGTGTAGATTAGTGAATTCGTGGCGAAAAAAAAAGATTTCTTAACTGTACTGCGGTTCTGCAATAGATTTTAATTTTGGATCAAGCGTCTCATCGTGTTGGGAGAGATCCAATCCGATATGTTCGTTCTCTTCAGAAACACGCAATGGAATAATGAAATTGGTTACCTTAAACAAGAAGTACGCTCCGAAGAAAGTAAATACAGAAACCAATACCAATGCCATCATGTGATGCGCAAATACATTCCAGCCTCCGTGTAACAAACTCGCATCTTCACCATGAGCAAAAATAGCGGTTAGAATCATTCCCATAATTCCGCCTACACCGTGACAGGCAAAAACATCAAGGGTATCATCGAATTTTTTTGATAAGCGACAATTTACCACTGAGTTGGAAACCAGAGCTGTTATAAATCCAAAGAACATACTTTCAGGAACTGACACATAACCTGCAGCCGGAGTAATGGCGACCAAACCTACCACAGCTCCAATGCAAGCACCAAGAGCCGAAACTTTTCGGCCGTTCATTCGGTCAAAGAAAACCCAGGTTAACATGGCTGCTGCCGATGAGGTTGTAGTTGTCGCAAAAGCCATTGCGGCGGTTCCGTTGGCAGCAAGAGCCGAACCGGCATTGAAGCCAAACCATCCGAACCATAACATTCCGGTTCCTAGTAAGACAAACGGAATATTGGTTGGAATGTGTTGATTGTTTTTTCTTTTTCCTAAAACCAGTACTCCCGCCAAAGCTGCAAATCCTGAACTCATGTGTACAACGGTTCCTCCGGCGAAATCTTTTACGCCAAAATAACTGCCTAAAATACCTGTTGGATACCAAACGGAATGGCACAATGGCGCGTAAATAAAAACGGTAAACAGACTGATAAAAAGTAAATACGATATAAAACGAACGCGCTCTGCAAAAGAACCGGTGATAATGGCCGGAGCAATAATCGCAAATTTCATTTGAAACAATGCAAAAAGCATAAACGGAATCGTGCTAGCCAATTGTTTATGAGGCAGAACTCCCACATAATCCATAAAAGCAAAAGTGGTTGGATCACCGAAGAAACTGTAAAAATGACCTCCTAAATTTAGCCCTACAGGATCGCCAAAAGCCAGACTAAAGGCCACTACAACCCATAAAAGCGTGACAACCCCTAAACAGATAAAGCTCTGCAGCATGGTCGAAATTACATTTTTCTTGCCAACCATTCCGCCGTAAAAAAAAGACAGTCCCGGAGTCATGATTAAAACCAGACAGCAGGACGTTAACATCCAGGCGACATCGGCAGGAACGATATGATCGGTTGTGCCAAATTCAGATAATACGTAACTATTTTCGGTGATAGTTGGCCAAAAAGCACCAGTAACGCAAACAATACTGATGATAATAAAGGAAATGATCCAGCGTTTTTCTATTTTCATTTTTCAAATACTTTATGTGTCCCTATTTTTTTAGGGTTAAAGTTATGAAAAAATGAATATTATGGTTTTAAGGGGTGTAAAAACAGAGGTGTTGTTTATATTTTAGTGGATTTTGTAAAATACACCCTGTTTTTTTGAGGGTATTTTATTTTGCGCTTCTAAAAAAGAGACAAAATTGCCAATTGTATTATAATAAAATTGGCAAAGTGTACTGTAAAGGGCGTAAAAAGTTAGGATTGTAAAAAGAAAGTCCAAAAATGTTTATTTTTTTTGAAGCTTTGCAATCAAAACGTCTTCGATAGGAGCCTTAATTTTGATCGCTGCATTT
It includes:
- a CDS encoding LysE family transporter, giving the protein MALLTPLLSGFLAAFIGIIPPGLINMTAAKVNLKEGKKNALWFVAGAVLVIFFQVSLAVFFARVIDNRPDVVTLLREVGFVIFSVLTVYFLFLAKEPKAKKSKIKKTSKKSRFFLGMLLSGLNFFPIPYYVVVSVTLASYHLFAFENNIIFTFVFGSVLGSFAALYSYIGFFGRIEKKTDYLMKNMNTIIGSITGLIAVLTLFNILTYYFS
- the trmB gene encoding tRNA (guanosine(46)-N7)-methyltransferase TrmB → MGSKNKLKRFRENETFQNVFQPTREEVVGDLMPLKGKWNSDFFKNDNPLVLELGCGKGEYSVGLAERYPNKNFIGIDIKGARFWRGAKTAVENGLHNVAFVRTQIELINHIFADNEVDEIWITFPDPQIKYKRTKHRMTNSEFLKLYKRILKKDGVVNLKTDSEFMHGYTLGLLHGEGHEVLYANHNVYKNEGSPEEVTAFQTFYEKQYLEINKAITYIRFKIKD
- a CDS encoding ammonium transporter; the protein is MKIEKRWIISFIIISIVCVTGAFWPTITENSYVLSEFGTTDHIVPADVAWMLTSCCLVLIMTPGLSFFYGGMVGKKNVISTMLQSFICLGVVTLLWVVVAFSLAFGDPVGLNLGGHFYSFFGDPTTFAFMDYVGVLPHKQLASTIPFMLFALFQMKFAIIAPAIITGSFAERVRFISYLLFISLFTVFIYAPLCHSVWYPTGILGSYFGVKDFAGGTVVHMSSGFAALAGVLVLGKRKNNQHIPTNIPFVLLGTGMLWFGWFGFNAGSALAANGTAAMAFATTTTSSAAAMLTWVFFDRMNGRKVSALGACIGAVVGLVAITPAAGYVSVPESMFFGFITALVSNSVVNCRLSKKFDDTLDVFACHGVGGIMGMILTAIFAHGEDASLLHGGWNVFAHHMMALVLVSVFTFFGAYFLFKVTNFIIPLRVSEENEHIGLDLSQHDETLDPKLKSIAEPQYS
- a CDS encoding MGMT family protein, whose amino-acid sequence is MAEDNFFERVYAIARQIPYGKVTSYGAIAKALGTARSARMVGWAMNACHNMDDVPAHRVVNRKGLLTGKHHFDGTHLMQQLLESEGIKVIDNQIIDFEKHFWQPEIEL